In Deferribacter autotrophicus, the following are encoded in one genomic region:
- a CDS encoding ATP-binding protein: MFKVLYVEDDFQSFKLVELVLKKHNIEVTLAKDGLEAIELTEKLVPDLIIMDINLPKLKGYEAAAIIKSNKATNHIPIIALTAVSDSNYEKLSMLAGCDAFYTKPIDPQKFGKEILKYIEQRKFEEKEIDFLSKEISVSLKHKTEELVKLEKTILNLNYKLNKILSSLPDAIFIIKKDFTIEYMNTEGLKLKILDNKFLNTSYFFDIFSTIDYNLEDLENNLNKFNKLSGIYLTLNNDSNRFFLTTFSFIDNNYLVTLKEITNIKKFEENVQHIEKLATIGQITSGIIHEINNPITAVKNYLSVLKNTINDEKQLSILEKIEFGIDRIFSLSNNLMTFTRKSSEKKYPLNLNHIIKSVFAFSEYEIKRGNVNVIFKLNENLPLILGNKTSIEQLVLNLLINANHAATENGNPEIHVKTYADDKKVFLEIEDNGNGIPEDIRDKIFEPFFTTKPEGKGTGLGLAIVKKIVEDHNANIMFDTGKNGTKFVISFPKYEKEYK, encoded by the coding sequence ATGTTTAAAGTTTTATATGTTGAAGATGATTTTCAAAGTTTCAAATTAGTGGAATTGGTTCTAAAAAAACACAATATAGAAGTAACCTTAGCAAAAGATGGACTTGAAGCAATCGAACTTACTGAAAAACTTGTGCCTGATTTAATAATTATGGACATAAATTTACCAAAATTAAAAGGATATGAAGCTGCTGCAATTATAAAATCTAACAAAGCAACAAATCATATTCCCATTATTGCCTTAACAGCAGTTTCTGATAGTAATTACGAAAAACTATCTATGCTTGCAGGTTGCGATGCTTTTTATACAAAACCTATCGATCCACAAAAGTTTGGAAAAGAAATTTTAAAATACATTGAGCAAAGAAAATTTGAAGAAAAAGAAATAGATTTTTTATCAAAAGAAATAAGCGTTTCTTTAAAACACAAAACTGAAGAATTAGTTAAATTAGAAAAAACAATCCTAAATTTAAATTACAAACTCAATAAAATACTTAGCTCATTACCCGATGCAATATTTATAATAAAGAAAGATTTTACTATTGAATATATGAACACTGAAGGATTGAAACTGAAAATACTAGACAATAAATTTTTAAATACTTCTTATTTTTTTGATATTTTTTCTACTATCGATTATAATTTAGAAGATTTAGAAAATAATTTAAATAAGTTTAATAAATTAAGTGGCATATATCTTACTTTAAATAATGATTCAAATCGTTTTTTCCTTACCACTTTTTCTTTCATTGACAATAATTATCTAGTTACTCTTAAAGAAATCACAAATATTAAAAAATTTGAAGAAAACGTTCAACACATTGAGAAACTAGCCACTATTGGACAAATAACTTCAGGAATCATTCATGAAATAAATAACCCAATTACCGCTGTAAAAAACTATCTTTCCGTTTTAAAAAATACCATTAATGATGAAAAACAACTATCGATTTTAGAAAAAATAGAATTTGGAATTGATAGAATTTTTTCTCTTTCCAACAATCTTATGACATTTACAAGAAAATCATCTGAAAAAAAATACCCTTTAAATTTAAATCATATAATAAAAAGCGTCTTTGCTTTTAGTGAATATGAAATAAAAAGAGGAAATGTAAACGTCATCTTTAAACTTAATGAAAATCTGCCCCTTATTTTAGGTAATAAAACCAGCATAGAACAATTAGTCTTAAATCTTCTAATAAATGCTAATCATGCTGCAACCGAAAATGGAAATCCAGAGATTCATGTTAAAACATACGCCGATGATAAAAAAGTATTTCTCGAAATTGAGGATAATGGAAATGGAATTCCCGAAGATATTAGAGATAAAATTTTTGAACCATTTTTTACAACAAAACCTGAAGGTAAGGGAACAGGATTGGGATTAGCAATTGTAAAAAAAATAGTAGAAGATCATAATGCTAACATAATGTTTGATACAGGCAAAAACGGCACAAAATTTGTTATATCATTTCCAAAATATGAAAAGGAATATAAATAA
- a CDS encoding flagellar brake protein, translated as MEKITRVDSYLEPNIKITVDVLSGEFQDRYDSRIEIVDKDYLYISVPTKNAIPAPLTPGTKIEVSFITDKGRFSFKSEVVERIKENILMLKVKKPSFLMRKELRKYFRVETHLKVIICKINYNNNENIPEMVKECDFGIIKDISGGGIKIVTELPLQAENIVEIDFNGTINNIKEVFGKVVRVVSLNNKYEAGIEFISIRENDRDKIIHYVFKRQIELKKMQK; from the coding sequence ATGGAAAAAATTACTCGTGTAGACAGCTATCTCGAACCTAATATAAAAATTACAGTAGATGTGTTATCTGGAGAATTTCAAGACAGATATGATTCCAGGATAGAAATAGTTGATAAAGACTATCTTTACATATCCGTCCCTACCAAAAATGCAATCCCTGCCCCACTAACCCCCGGAACAAAAATTGAAGTTTCATTTATTACCGATAAAGGTAGGTTTAGCTTCAAAAGTGAAGTTGTAGAAAGAATTAAAGAAAACATTTTAATGCTAAAAGTAAAAAAACCAAGCTTTTTAATGAGAAAAGAACTAAGAAAATATTTTCGAGTAGAAACTCATCTTAAGGTAATAATATGTAAAATAAATTACAATAACAACGAAAACATTCCCGAAATGGTAAAAGAGTGTGATTTTGGAATTATTAAGGATATTTCTGGTGGTGGAATTAAAATTGTTACAGAATTACCACTACAAGCAGAAAATATTGTTGAAATAGATTTCAACGGTACCATCAATAATATAAAAGAGGTTTTTGGAAAAGTAGTCAGAGTTGTAAGTTTAAATAATAAATATGAAGCAGGAATTGAATTTATATCGATAAGAGAAAATGATAGAGATAAAATAATACATTATGTTTTTAAACGTCAAATAGAACTAAAAAAGATGCAAAAATAA
- a CDS encoding STAS domain-containing protein: MAYKNERVNNIEIICPMNEIDAITGNEIKNHISKLTDVIGIIINFNKVNYLNSSGLRELIQSLRILKDKNIPMALCNLSDNITKIFTNTNLHKLFDIFNSENDAIKHLQEKHSV; the protein is encoded by the coding sequence ATGGCATATAAAAATGAAAGAGTTAATAATATTGAAATTATTTGCCCTATGAATGAAATAGATGCTATTACCGGTAATGAAATCAAAAATCATATAAGTAAATTAACAGATGTAATCGGTATTATAATTAATTTCAATAAAGTCAACTATCTAAATAGTTCTGGTCTTCGCGAATTAATCCAGTCCTTAAGAATTTTAAAAGATAAGAATATTCCTATGGCTCTATGTAATCTCTCTGATAATATAACAAAAATATTTACCAATACTAACCTTCATAAACTCTTTGATATTTTTAATAGCGAAAATGACGCTATCAAACATCTTCAAGAAAAACACTCTGTTTGA
- a CDS encoding CheR family methyltransferase, which yields MTLSNIFKKNTLFEIISEFLLTEYGLKVTSANIDIITKFILENQDLSSLSISELYKTLKKNLKFFMLNNETYFFRHKTQIDCILDYMKYAQNFKVNILSFGCSSGEECYSLAIEFFLNNINNYEIIGIDIDDEALAQAKKGIYNIRSFRKFPEPYYSFFTKKNNNYIIKPFLKEKIKFLNINLIKEDISNYFENNYFNIILINNVLIYIDKRFIKIILEQLNKVLNENGKVFTTVEEYNLILESNIFIEDNSYDNAFKKKNLEDLIKKEFRELYELTPILKNPESEQIYAFAKQYDNLNEQTLINLLQNENIPEKICALYYSLFKKTFNPEFLKTFINKLIAFGYQYEAKKWLKTYILLINPTENDINDYIELCIKAKDYEEAVKMLEKKVSLFGKKEDIEKLNVIKHGEK from the coding sequence ATGACGCTATCAAACATCTTCAAGAAAAACACTCTGTTTGAAATAATATCAGAGTTTTTACTAACAGAATATGGTTTAAAAGTAACTTCTGCTAATATTGATATAATAACAAAGTTTATTTTAGAAAATCAAGATTTATCCTCACTATCAATAAGTGAACTGTATAAAACCTTAAAAAAGAATCTCAAATTCTTCATGCTAAATAATGAAACCTATTTTTTTCGTCATAAAACCCAAATTGACTGCATATTAGACTATATGAAATACGCACAAAATTTTAAAGTAAATATTTTATCTTTTGGTTGTTCCTCTGGGGAAGAATGTTACTCTTTAGCTATAGAATTCTTTTTAAATAATATAAATAATTACGAAATTATTGGAATTGACATTGATGATGAAGCTTTAGCCCAAGCAAAAAAGGGGATCTATAACATTAGATCATTTAGAAAATTTCCAGAGCCTTACTACTCTTTTTTTACAAAAAAAAATAACAACTACATAATAAAACCTTTTTTAAAAGAAAAAATAAAATTCTTAAACATCAACCTGATAAAAGAAGATATAAGTAATTATTTCGAAAATAACTATTTTAACATAATCCTCATTAATAATGTTTTGATTTACATAGATAAAAGATTCATAAAAATAATCCTTGAACAACTCAATAAAGTTTTAAATGAAAATGGTAAAGTTTTCACTACTGTTGAAGAATATAACTTAATTCTTGAGTCAAATATCTTCATTGAAGATAATTCATACGATAACGCTTTTAAAAAGAAAAATCTTGAGGATTTAATAAAAAAAGAATTTAGAGAACTTTACGAACTGACACCTATATTAAAAAATCCAGAAAGCGAGCAAATTTATGCTTTTGCAAAGCAATATGATAATCTTAATGAACAAACATTAATTAATTTATTACAAAATGAAAATATACCAGAAAAAATATGTGCACTTTATTATTCACTTTTTAAAAAAACATTTAATCCTGAATTTTTAAAAACTTTTATTAATAAACTTATTGCTTTCGGATACCAATACGAAGCTAAAAAGTGGTTAAAAACTTATATTTTACTAATTAACCCTACCGAAAATGATATTAATGATTATATTGAATTATGTATAAAAGCCAAAGATTATGAAGAAGCTGTTAAAATGCTTGAAAAAAAAGTTTCACTCTTTGGAAAAAAAGAAGACATCGAGAAATTAAATGTTATTAAACATGGCGAAAAATGA
- a CDS encoding GGDEF domain-containing protein produces MSNILLCIDKHETIPKNLLQKDAKIRTTLISSINEILTGNYSIVILSESFTKTNTLILQILSYLIYETPPEFYILTSKNYTYLDIGLIQEKNLDMLLKKITKIDSKIKEKNKLELFTDNILKLTIANSIFEIIHKKSNTLDESIYLLLDILEKIFLPLNLLITIKEDYTLKAYISNNSNNLCCNLIKILVQKFNLNIANIEIVKESLRPEIDLISERTIDEFFNFNDKIHIFIQFTETQKYNNDLLNYAIFYSNLLINFLLSMQSAQYEIITDYLTKIYNRRFFDETLKNLLDSSKRHKHPFAFISYDIDNFKNINDTFGHDVGDKVLIELTNLIKSNLRKSDIIARIGGEEFAILLPQTRKEGASILAEKIRSLIEHHTFKFLNDYTVTISVGLVCVENNFDIDYNSIYKLVDNAMYEAKKAGKNKVVTKVI; encoded by the coding sequence ATGAGTAATATTTTATTGTGTATTGATAAACACGAAACCATTCCTAAAAATCTTCTTCAAAAAGATGCCAAAATACGAACAACATTAATTTCTTCTATTAATGAAATACTTACAGGTAATTACTCAATAGTAATACTTTCTGAATCCTTTACTAAAACAAATACACTTATTTTACAAATACTCTCTTACCTTATATATGAAACTCCACCAGAGTTTTATATTCTGACTTCTAAAAATTATACTTATCTAGACATTGGTCTTATACAAGAAAAAAATTTAGATATGCTTTTAAAAAAAATAACAAAAATAGATTCGAAAATTAAAGAAAAAAACAAACTTGAATTGTTTACTGATAATATCCTTAAGTTGACTATTGCAAACAGTATTTTTGAAATCATCCATAAGAAATCAAACACATTAGATGAATCCATTTACCTTCTGCTTGATATTTTAGAAAAAATCTTTTTACCATTAAACTTGTTGATTACAATAAAAGAAGATTACACATTAAAAGCATATATAAGTAATAACTCAAACAATTTATGTTGTAACCTTATTAAAATACTAGTTCAAAAATTTAATTTAAATATAGCAAATATAGAAATAGTAAAAGAAAGTCTACGTCCAGAAATTGACTTAATTTCTGAGCGCACCATTGATGAATTTTTTAATTTTAACGATAAGATTCATATTTTTATACAGTTTACTGAAACCCAAAAATACAATAATGATTTGCTAAATTATGCCATATTTTATAGTAATCTTCTCATTAATTTTTTACTATCAATGCAATCAGCTCAATATGAAATTATAACAGATTATCTCACAAAAATATATAATCGACGTTTCTTTGATGAAACATTAAAAAACTTATTAGATAGTTCAAAAAGGCATAAGCACCCCTTTGCATTCATAAGTTATGATATTGATAACTTTAAAAATATAAATGACACCTTTGGACACGACGTAGGCGATAAGGTTTTAATAGAATTAACAAATCTTATAAAATCAAATTTGAGAAAATCAGATATTATAGCAAGGATTGGCGGAGAAGAATTTGCCATACTACTTCCACAAACAAGGAAAGAAGGGGCATCTATCTTAGCAGAAAAGATAAGGAGTTTAATTGAGCATCATACTTTTAAATTTTTAAACGATTATACTGTTACTATCTCAGTAGGCTTAGTATGTGTTGAAAATAATTTTGATATTGATTATAACTCAATATACAAACTAGTAGATAATGCAATGTATGAAGCAAAAAAGGCAGGAAAGAACAAAGTAGTTACAAAAGTAATATGA
- the rlmN gene encoding 23S rRNA (adenine(2503)-C(2))-methyltransferase RlmN — protein MNFKIDCLSKEELQKLAKILGEKPYRGNQLFKWIYQKGVLDFSLMTDISKTFREKLNQSYSFTKLKIEHIATSKLDGSKKILFRLEDNNFIESVLMFDDDRITACISTQIGCRMGCKFCNTAKVGFIRNLTVGEIIRQIIELNNILTETGNKLTNIVFMGMGEPLDNLDNLEKSLEIILAEDGLNFSHRKVTISTAGLLDKLEKLTNKDFKVNIAISLNAPDNKKRNSIMPVNKKFDINDIVNTIKKLPIPKRKRITLEYVMIKNFNDSTKDALKLVKLFKGLPVKVNLIIYNKTKESDLDSPDLNSALNFQKTLINNGIATFIRKSFGADIEAACGQLYASYIDKTL, from the coding sequence ATGAATTTTAAAATAGATTGTCTTTCTAAGGAAGAATTACAAAAATTAGCAAAAATTCTAGGTGAAAAACCGTATAGAGGAAATCAATTATTCAAATGGATTTATCAAAAAGGCGTACTTGATTTTTCATTAATGACTGACATATCAAAAACTTTTCGTGAAAAATTAAATCAATCATACTCTTTTACAAAATTAAAAATAGAACATATTGCCACATCTAAACTTGATGGCTCAAAAAAAATTTTATTTAGATTGGAAGATAACAATTTTATAGAGTCAGTACTGATGTTTGATGATGATAGGATAACTGCTTGTATTTCAACACAGATTGGTTGTAGAATGGGGTGTAAGTTCTGCAACACCGCTAAAGTTGGATTTATAAGAAACTTAACTGTAGGAGAAATTATAAGACAGATTATAGAACTTAATAACATTCTAACAGAAACCGGGAACAAACTCACAAACATAGTTTTTATGGGAATGGGTGAGCCCCTTGATAATTTAGATAATCTTGAAAAATCACTTGAAATTATCCTTGCTGAAGATGGATTAAATTTTAGTCATAGAAAAGTAACCATCTCTACTGCAGGTCTTCTCGACAAATTAGAAAAATTAACAAACAAAGACTTTAAAGTAAACATTGCCATATCTTTAAATGCTCCTGACAACAAAAAAAGAAATTCGATTATGCCTGTAAATAAAAAATTCGATATAAATGACATAGTAAATACTATAAAAAAACTACCAATCCCTAAAAGAAAACGAATTACTTTAGAATATGTCATGATAAAAAATTTCAACGATTCTACAAAGGATGCTCTCAAACTAGTAAAACTTTTTAAGGGACTACCCGTAAAGGTAAATCTAATAATATACAATAAAACAAAAGAGAGTGATTTAGACTCACCAGACTTAAATAGTGCTTTAAATTTTCAAAAGACTTTGATAAATAATGGTATAGCAACATTTATAAGAAAAAGCTTTGGAGCAGACATTGAAGCAGCCTGTGGTCAACTTTATGCTTCATACATTGATAAAACATTATGA
- the bcp gene encoding thioredoxin-dependent thiol peroxidase gives MSTKLQPSDKAIDFKLLGDDNKEHTLDEFKGKKLILYFYPKDNTPGCTREAVGFSDYYEEIKKLGAEVVGISPDSVNSHKKFKEKHGIKFLLLSDPEKKVAESYGAFGEKKMYGKVTKGIIRSTFIIDENSIIIKSFYNVKVNGHVEKVVEFLKGLANE, from the coding sequence ATGAGTACAAAATTACAACCATCTGATAAAGCTATTGATTTCAAACTACTGGGTGATGATAATAAAGAACACACATTGGATGAATTTAAAGGGAAAAAACTAATTTTATATTTTTACCCAAAAGATAACACCCCCGGTTGTACAAGAGAAGCTGTAGGATTTAGTGATTATTATGAAGAAATTAAAAAATTAGGTGCAGAAGTCGTCGGAATAAGTCCTGATTCTGTTAATTCACATAAAAAATTTAAAGAAAAACATGGTATCAAATTTTTACTTTTATCAGACCCAGAGAAAAAAGTTGCTGAAAGCTATGGTGCTTTTGGTGAAAAAAAGATGTATGGTAAAGTGACAAAAGGAATTATCAGATCCACTTTCATCATAGATGAAAACAGTATTATTATAAAATCTTTTTATAATGTAAAAGTTAATGGACATGTGGAAAAAGTAGTAGAATTTTTGAAAGGGCTTGCCAATGAGTAG
- the xseB gene encoding exodeoxyribonuclease VII small subunit, with the protein MSSEKNSFEKKMQRLEEIVNILENEELGIEESLQLFQEGMKIGKECKEFLKKLELKVNKILEVNEDGTLTSEPFDE; encoded by the coding sequence ATGAGTAGTGAAAAAAATAGTTTTGAAAAAAAAATGCAAAGGCTTGAAGAAATTGTAAATATTCTTGAAAATGAAGAGCTTGGTATTGAAGAATCGCTACAGCTTTTTCAAGAAGGAATGAAAATCGGTAAAGAATGTAAAGAGTTTTTAAAAAAACTTGAACTCAAGGTAAACAAAATATTGGAAGTAAATGAAGATGGCACATTAACTTCGGAGCCTTTTGATGAGTAA
- a CDS encoding polyprenyl synthetase family protein produces the protein MSNNFNLKNYIKFFANKVDDWMRNNLVYSNKHTVGLLESMRYSLFAGGKRLRPVLIYSSYGIFESYFDKVTPFAAAVEMLHTYSLIHDDLPAMDDDDLRRGKPTNHIMFGEATAILAGDALLTHAFQVMLDKDLNPDIPENIMIEAAFKLAKHAGFEGMVGGQYADINNEGKPIDEETLSFIHIHKTAKLLSYCCELGAILGFGDETDKKRLHNFGEKIGLAFQIVDDILDITSTTEQLGKNAKSDEKNSKATYPQIFGLDESKKKAKKLIDEAIEEISVYDKAAFPLIEIAKYIIERTN, from the coding sequence ATGAGTAATAATTTCAATTTAAAAAACTACATTAAATTTTTCGCAAACAAAGTAGATGATTGGATGCGCAACAATCTTGTTTATTCAAATAAACACACTGTTGGTCTGTTAGAATCAATGAGATACAGCCTTTTTGCTGGCGGCAAAAGATTAAGACCTGTTCTTATCTATTCATCTTACGGTATCTTTGAAAGCTATTTTGATAAAGTAACCCCTTTTGCCGCTGCTGTTGAAATGCTTCATACCTATTCTTTAATCCATGATGATCTTCCAGCTATGGATGATGACGATTTAAGAAGAGGTAAACCCACAAATCATATTATGTTTGGAGAAGCCACTGCAATTCTTGCTGGCGACGCTCTTTTAACTCATGCATTTCAAGTTATGCTCGATAAAGATTTAAACCCGGATATCCCTGAAAATATCATGATTGAAGCAGCTTTTAAACTTGCCAAACATGCTGGTTTTGAAGGAATGGTGGGCGGACAATACGCAGATATAAACAATGAAGGCAAACCTATAGATGAAGAAACCTTATCTTTTATTCATATTCATAAAACTGCAAAACTATTATCATACTGTTGTGAGCTTGGTGCTATACTTGGTTTTGGAGATGAGACAGATAAAAAGAGATTGCATAATTTCGGTGAAAAGATTGGTTTAGCTTTCCAGATTGTGGATGATATCCTTGATATCACAAGCACTACAGAGCAACTAGGTAAAAATGCAAAAAGTGATGAAAAAAACAGCAAAGCCACCTACCCTCAAATATTTGGTCTTGATGAGTCAAAGAAAAAAGCTAAAAAATTGATAGATGAAGCCATCGAAGAAATCTCTGTATATGATAAAGCTGCTTTTCCTCTTATTGAAATAGCCAAATACATTATTGAAAGGACAAATTGA
- the dxs gene encoding 1-deoxy-D-xylulose-5-phosphate synthase, producing MEFLKQLKLPDDIKNLNYDELKKLAAETRQLIIEVCAKNGGHIAPSLGVVELTLSLLKNFDPLHDRIIWDVGHQSYAYKILTDRLERFHTLRQFKGISGFNKPSESPYDAFGVGHTSTSVSAALGIRMADEIIGKKRKIVAIIGDGALTAGLAFEGLNNLGHLDKDMIVILNDNEMSISKNVGAISSYLSRAMTGEFYTHLRKDVQNILEHAPLGDKLLKMAKKFEEGLKGLFTPGILFEELGLKYIGPIDGHDLKELDKAIHNAKIQDGPTLIHVITKKGKGFKPAEENPEKFHGVSSFDIETGKPIKFKGKTFTEVFGDALLELAKQHDNIVAITAAMKPGTGLNKFAETFPERFFDVGIAEQHAVTFAAGLAISGCKPYVAIYSTFLQRAYDQIIHDVALQNLPVIFCIDRAGLVGADGPTHHGSFDISYLRTVPNIHIMLPKDEFELIEMLKLSYELDAPVAIRYPRGDIKVYDLPKIPVTLYEPEVINDSGEILIISAGHIFDEVFEAYNNLKNKFSVALLNLRFLKPLNIEKILEIAKNKKMIITVEENSVNGGVGDEILSILAENNVYPEKFIKLGIPDRFIEHGSVKELRKLIRLDAKSIEEKIISEWEKID from the coding sequence ATGGAATTTCTAAAACAATTAAAACTACCTGATGATATAAAAAATTTAAATTACGATGAATTAAAAAAATTAGCCGCTGAAACAAGACAACTAATTATTGAGGTTTGCGCCAAAAACGGTGGACACATTGCTCCATCCCTTGGCGTTGTAGAACTCACTTTATCTTTATTAAAAAATTTCGATCCTCTTCACGACAGGATAATTTGGGATGTGGGGCACCAATCCTACGCCTATAAAATTTTGACTGACAGACTGGAAAGATTCCATACATTAAGACAATTTAAAGGTATTAGCGGCTTTAACAAACCTTCAGAAAGCCCCTATGATGCCTTTGGTGTTGGACACACCAGTACTTCTGTTTCCGCTGCATTGGGGATAAGAATGGCGGATGAAATAATCGGTAAAAAACGCAAAATTGTAGCAATAATCGGCGACGGAGCATTAACTGCAGGACTTGCCTTTGAAGGGTTAAACAACTTGGGGCATCTGGATAAAGATATGATTGTCATTTTAAACGACAATGAAATGTCAATCAGTAAAAACGTGGGTGCTATCTCAAGCTATCTATCAAGGGCAATGACAGGTGAATTTTACACCCATCTTAGAAAAGATGTCCAAAACATTTTAGAACACGCTCCCCTTGGAGATAAGCTTTTAAAAATGGCAAAAAAGTTTGAAGAAGGGTTAAAAGGGCTATTTACTCCAGGTATATTGTTTGAAGAATTGGGTTTGAAATACATTGGTCCCATTGACGGACATGATTTAAAAGAGCTTGATAAAGCTATACACAATGCAAAAATCCAGGATGGTCCTACCCTAATCCATGTCATAACAAAAAAAGGAAAAGGGTTTAAGCCTGCTGAAGAAAATCCAGAGAAATTTCATGGTGTATCTTCCTTTGATATAGAAACAGGAAAACCAATAAAATTTAAAGGTAAAACATTTACTGAAGTTTTTGGCGACGCTCTTTTAGAATTAGCTAAACAACATGATAATATTGTAGCTATTACAGCAGCAATGAAACCAGGCACAGGTCTGAACAAATTTGCTGAGACTTTTCCAGAAAGATTTTTTGACGTAGGGATTGCAGAACAACACGCCGTCACTTTTGCCGCTGGTCTTGCAATCAGTGGATGCAAACCATATGTGGCTATCTACTCAACTTTTCTTCAAAGAGCTTATGATCAGATTATTCATGATGTAGCCCTTCAAAATTTACCTGTTATATTCTGCATTGACAGAGCTGGCCTTGTAGGAGCAGATGGTCCAACTCATCATGGAAGTTTTGATATTTCATATCTTAGGACTGTTCCAAATATCCATATAATGCTTCCCAAAGATGAGTTTGAACTGATCGAAATGCTAAAATTAAGCTATGAATTAGATGCACCAGTAGCAATCAGGTATCCAAGAGGTGATATAAAAGTATATGATTTACCAAAAATACCAGTTACACTTTATGAGCCGGAAGTTATAAATGATTCAGGTGAAATCTTAATTATTAGTGCTGGACACATTTTTGATGAAGTATTTGAAGCTTATAACAACTTAAAGAACAAATTCTCTGTCGCCCTTTTAAATTTAAGGTTCCTAAAACCTCTAAATATTGAAAAAATCCTTGAAATAGCAAAAAATAAAAAGATGATTATAACTGTAGAGGAAAATAGTGTAAATGGTGGTGTCGGCGACGAAATACTTTCCATACTGGCAGAAAACAATGTTTACCCTGAAAAATTCATAAAATTAGGAATTCCTGATAGATTTATTGAACATGGCTCAGTAAAAGAGCTCAGAAAACTGATAAGACTTGATGCCAAATCAATTGAAGAAAAGATTATTTCTGAATGGGAAAAGATAGATTAG
- a CDS encoding TlyA family RNA methyltransferase, with protein MGKDRLDKILVSKKLVESREKAQRLIMAGLVFVNNEKIEKPGTKVDEDAEIFIKETLPYVSKGGLKLEKAVKVFNLNFKDKTVLDIGASTGGFTDVALKNGAKKVYAVDVGRGQLHYSLRINPKVINIEKCNFRYIEFEQIGEKVDIITSDVSFISLTLIIPKTIQFCKEKSEFIVLIKPQFEAGREQVGKKGVVRNTEVHKDVIKKIIDCAETNGYKLKGLAKSPIKGAKGNTEYLAYFVYSANFTEEINYDDLIERAINE; from the coding sequence ATGGGAAAAGATAGATTAGATAAAATTCTTGTATCAAAAAAGCTTGTAGAATCAAGAGAAAAAGCCCAGCGTTTAATAATGGCTGGTCTTGTCTTTGTAAATAATGAAAAAATTGAAAAACCAGGCACTAAAGTTGATGAAGACGCAGAAATTTTTATAAAAGAAACTCTTCCTTATGTAAGCAAAGGGGGACTAAAACTTGAAAAGGCTGTCAAGGTCTTTAATCTGAATTTCAAAGACAAAACTGTCCTCGATATAGGTGCTTCCACAGGTGGTTTTACCGATGTGGCATTAAAAAATGGTGCAAAAAAAGTATATGCGGTAGATGTGGGTAGGGGGCAATTACATTACAGCCTGCGAATTAATCCAAAAGTTATCAATATAGAAAAATGTAATTTCCGCTACATAGAATTTGAACAGATTGGTGAAAAGGTAGATATCATTACAAGTGATGTTTCGTTCATTTCCTTAACCCTAATAATACCAAAAACTATTCAGTTTTGCAAAGAAAAGAGTGAATTTATAGTACTTATCAAACCTCAATTTGAGGCAGGAAGGGAGCAAGTAGGTAAAAAAGGTGTTGTGAGAAATACTGAAGTTCACAAAGACGTCATTAAAAAAATTATTGATTGTGCAGAAACTAACGGTTATAAATTAAAAGGGCTAGCAAAATCCCCCATTAAAGGTGCAAAAGGAAATACCGAATATTTGGCGTACTTTGTGTATTCGGCAAATTTCACTGAAGAAATTAATTATGACGATTTAATTGAGAGAGCGATAAATGAATAA